One genomic region from Leptospira tipperaryensis encodes:
- a CDS encoding DUF952 domain-containing protein: MVESLKNYIYNIASKKDYEEAIKNGFYITDSLAKEGFIHSSKKNQVEDTANRIFSGRTDLVLLVVNTEKLKSELKYEASDSSKFSKENGKNIFPHIFGSLNMDAVEKVYEIAPDEEGKFRFPFLD, translated from the coding sequence ATGGTAGAATCCTTGAAGAATTATATCTACAATATCGCTTCTAAAAAAGATTATGAAGAAGCGATCAAGAACGGTTTTTATATCACGGATTCTCTTGCGAAAGAAGGGTTTATCCACAGTTCTAAAAAGAATCAGGTGGAAGATACTGCGAATCGAATTTTTTCAGGAAGAACGGATTTGGTCCTTCTCGTCGTAAACACCGAAAAATTAAAATCGGAATTAAAATACGAAGCCAGCGATTCTTCCAAATTCTCAAAAGAAAACGGAAAGAATATTTTTCCGCATATCTTTGGTTCCTTGAATATGGACGCAGTGGAAAAGGTTTATGAGATCGCACCTGACGAAGAGGGAAAATTTCGTTTTCCATTCTTAGATTGA
- the lsa25.6 gene encoding Lsa25.6 family adhesin — translation MQLRFLNKRILHYTLLFSLLNCNSPFEVTSHDQNKDGKIENILYTKTDSKISIFMETFEYQKEVPDDWMWLKMDPKDPKSYQALYNEIASKDPQKVDSKIWFGPGNLKLIEKVDRDLDGFFETTQYYNRFAKPKINSGIIARIEIDSDLDQRPDIWIYPMKRMELDTNKDGVPDKQTSDPKTIGEALKTRKQTITSKTSSLSPAQSWALHPELIQDESLKAVILFSI, via the coding sequence ATGCAACTTAGATTCTTGAACAAACGGATTCTTCATTACACGTTATTGTTCTCGCTCCTAAACTGTAATTCTCCTTTCGAAGTTACCTCACACGATCAAAACAAAGACGGTAAAATAGAGAACATACTCTATACAAAAACCGATTCTAAGATCTCAATCTTTATGGAAACCTTTGAATATCAAAAAGAAGTTCCGGATGATTGGATGTGGTTAAAAATGGACCCCAAGGATCCAAAATCATACCAAGCATTGTACAATGAGATCGCTTCCAAAGATCCTCAAAAAGTAGATTCAAAAATTTGGTTCGGACCCGGAAATCTAAAACTCATTGAAAAGGTGGACCGGGATCTGGATGGTTTTTTTGAAACAACACAATACTACAATCGTTTTGCAAAACCTAAGATCAATTCCGGTATTATTGCGAGGATCGAAATCGATTCCGATTTAGATCAAAGACCGGACATTTGGATCTATCCGATGAAAAGAATGGAATTGGATACAAATAAAGACGGAGTTCCCGACAAACAAACATCCGATCCTAAGACAATCGGCGAGGCCTTGAAAACGAGAAAACAAACAATCACTTCTAAAACGTCGTCTCTTTCTCCGGCTCAATCTTGGGCGCTGCATCCCGAATTAATTCAAGACGAGAGCCTGAAAGCGGTGATCCTCTTTTCGATCTAA
- a CDS encoding NAD(P)H-binding protein: MKIFVYAATGLVSGLVVDGLLAKGHEVYAAARNPESGKKAPNLHWVKADALQPNLGLEVLDQVDRAFFLSPTGFTDQFGVLNPWIEKAKSKKLQKIVLMTAIGVEHSPEDMPLRKLEITLKNSGIAYNIIRPNWFMQNFQTFWISGILKDKKIYFPAGDAKASFIDVRDIASSAVSLLLNDSSNGKEFMLTGKESITHDEAAQKLSKATGLNITFKDITSEEFKKNLLSAGVSEDYSNVLVYIAGLLKEGHVAAISNDVKEITGKDPISFDQYANDNKKVWLN; this comes from the coding sequence ATGAAAATATTTGTATATGCGGCGACCGGTCTTGTATCGGGACTCGTAGTTGACGGTCTATTAGCAAAAGGTCATGAAGTCTACGCAGCGGCAAGAAATCCTGAATCCGGTAAAAAGGCTCCAAATCTTCACTGGGTTAAAGCGGATGCGTTGCAACCCAATCTTGGACTCGAAGTTTTGGATCAAGTGGATAGGGCCTTCTTTCTTTCCCCCACAGGTTTTACGGATCAATTTGGGGTTCTTAATCCGTGGATAGAAAAAGCAAAGTCTAAAAAATTACAGAAAATTGTACTCATGACCGCGATCGGCGTGGAACATTCTCCGGAGGATATGCCTCTTCGAAAATTGGAAATCACTCTGAAAAATTCCGGAATTGCTTACAATATCATTCGTCCGAATTGGTTTATGCAAAACTTTCAGACTTTCTGGATTTCAGGAATCTTAAAGGATAAAAAAATCTATTTTCCTGCCGGTGATGCAAAAGCAAGTTTTATCGACGTAAGAGACATCGCGTCGTCGGCCGTATCTCTCTTATTGAATGATTCTTCCAATGGAAAAGAATTTATGCTCACTGGAAAAGAATCAATCACTCACGACGAGGCCGCTCAGAAGTTATCCAAAGCCACAGGCTTAAACATCACATTTAAGGATATTACTTCGGAAGAATTTAAAAAGAATCTACTCAGTGCCGGTGTTTCCGAAGATTATTCGAACGTCTTAGTCTATATCGCGGGCCTTCTCAAAGAAGGACATGTAGCTGCGATTTCAAACGACGTAAAAGAAATCACCGGAAAGGATCCGATTAGCTTTGATCAATATGCCAACGACAACAAAAAAGTCTGGCTAAATTAG
- a CDS encoding adenylate/guanylate cyclase domain-containing protein produces the protein MTSPRDKESYSSYLEFEINSTLQKVSFYSSVLGTTSAIALIWMQRKGIIFQMQVPILWTLIGGIASFFFYLLAKFKMVKGARIYLVILFYSTVPGILYVLAEAYLPLGAATYITGPASYLYFFMIILSGFALNERLSILSGSYCGLQYLVFYILSRDGILEIHSKDVLQWHDLTDPPIYFFKSMMMIFSGVVVGVLVRNTKRLLSEVLEREKEKSNISRLFGQFVSEEVKEKLLREGVTDRTEKKKVLILFSDLRSFTSLSEKSDPDRLILQLNEYFDRMADCITRNGGTIDKFIGDAIMAVFGGLVDVNSPADAALKTSQEMQRELEILNREWSLSQFPILESGIGLHYGEVVQGAIGSKNRLDFTVIGDSVNTASRIEGLCSSLNEKILFSSAVYQLLSDENRKRCNSLGKFKVKGRETEIDLYSLNIH, from the coding sequence ATGACAAGTCCTCGCGATAAAGAATCGTATTCTTCTTATTTAGAATTTGAGATCAACTCTACGTTACAAAAGGTAAGTTTCTATTCTTCCGTTTTAGGAACGACTTCTGCGATTGCTCTGATTTGGATGCAAAGAAAAGGAATCATCTTTCAGATGCAGGTGCCGATTTTATGGACTCTCATCGGAGGGATCGCTTCTTTTTTCTTTTATCTCCTTGCAAAATTCAAAATGGTGAAAGGCGCACGGATCTATCTTGTGATCTTGTTTTATTCTACGGTTCCGGGAATTTTGTATGTCCTCGCCGAGGCCTATCTTCCGTTAGGCGCCGCCACCTACATTACCGGCCCCGCTTCTTATCTTTATTTTTTTATGATAATCCTTTCGGGTTTTGCTCTGAATGAACGGTTATCGATTCTTTCCGGTTCTTATTGCGGTCTTCAGTATCTTGTCTTTTACATTCTTTCGAGGGATGGAATCTTGGAGATTCATTCCAAGGATGTTCTTCAGTGGCACGATCTTACCGATCCTCCGATTTATTTTTTTAAATCAATGATGATGATTTTTTCCGGCGTTGTAGTCGGCGTTCTCGTAAGAAATACAAAACGTCTTCTTTCGGAAGTTTTGGAAAGAGAAAAAGAAAAATCGAATATCTCCAGACTTTTCGGACAATTTGTTTCCGAAGAGGTAAAAGAGAAATTGTTAAGAGAAGGAGTTACGGATCGTACGGAAAAGAAAAAGGTTCTCATACTATTTTCCGATTTGAGATCGTTCACTTCCCTAAGCGAAAAGTCGGATCCGGATCGATTGATTCTTCAGCTGAACGAATACTTTGATCGTATGGCGGATTGTATCACGAGAAACGGCGGAACTATCGATAAATTTATCGGCGACGCCATCATGGCCGTGTTTGGCGGACTCGTGGATGTAAATTCTCCGGCGGACGCCGCGTTAAAAACATCGCAAGAGATGCAAAGAGAATTGGAGATTCTCAATCGAGAATGGAGTCTTTCTCAATTTCCTATCTTAGAATCCGGTATCGGACTTCATTATGGAGAAGTCGTTCAAGGAGCGATCGGTTCTAAAAATCGATTGGATTTCACCGTCATCGGAGATAGCGTGAATACCGCTTCGAGAATCGAAGGTCTTTGTTCTTCTCTTAATGAAAAAATTCTTTTTTCCTCCGCAGTTTATCAGCTTCTTTCGGATGAAAATCGGAAGCGATGCAATTCTCTCGGTAAGTTTAAAGTTAAGGGAAGAGAAACGGAAATCGATTTATACAGTTTGAATATTCATTGA
- a CDS encoding adenylate/guanylate cyclase domain-containing protein, whose translation MQPTEDILGQKEKRAFRIGYVLRIIIAASFIPPSLNVSQSGTERIWILILYAGAAFASAGMVWFLSKDRFCLKDDNRIAGWAGVSLDILILSILPWTWYDSVGGETIPKTYLMKTGFIPIAAVFILLSGLSLKPLYPILVSLGSLAISVWMFLYVQRDPNVEWTSSLSETFLTPKANPEYYFSMSALVLLYGGIVSFIAFTARALLKESVVLERKSSQLGRYFSPGVIQRITAEDNLFAPGGRIQKIAVLFCDIRDFTMISEKLSPAEVISLLTEYHREMVRVVFENGGSVDKFIGDGILVTFGIPESTEADCNNAMLAGIEMKKALRNLNILRTRKGLPEIRQGIGIHFGEAICGNIGTEERLEFTVIGDAVNAASRIESACKELNVDFLVSQEVLDRVGNDFQTVGMGEVKVKGKEKLLSLHSVVLPGI comes from the coding sequence ATGCAACCAACGGAAGATATTCTCGGACAAAAAGAAAAGCGCGCATTTAGAATCGGTTACGTTCTTAGAATAATCATCGCCGCCTCTTTTATTCCACCGAGCTTGAACGTTTCACAAAGTGGTACGGAAAGAATCTGGATTCTTATTTTATATGCAGGGGCCGCATTTGCTTCTGCGGGGATGGTTTGGTTCTTATCGAAGGACCGATTTTGTCTCAAGGATGATAATCGAATTGCGGGTTGGGCGGGAGTAAGTCTTGATATCTTGATTCTTTCGATTCTCCCTTGGACCTGGTATGATTCAGTCGGAGGGGAAACGATTCCAAAAACCTATCTTATGAAAACAGGTTTTATTCCGATCGCTGCCGTTTTTATTTTGTTGAGTGGGTTATCTCTCAAGCCGTTGTATCCGATCTTGGTCTCTTTGGGTTCGTTGGCGATTTCAGTCTGGATGTTTTTGTACGTTCAAAGGGATCCGAATGTAGAATGGACTTCGAGTCTTTCCGAAACGTTTTTAACTCCCAAAGCAAACCCTGAGTATTATTTTTCGATGAGCGCCTTGGTCTTGTTATACGGAGGTATCGTTTCTTTTATCGCCTTTACTGCGCGCGCACTTTTGAAAGAATCCGTCGTCCTTGAAAGGAAAAGTTCGCAACTTGGAAGATATTTTTCTCCCGGAGTGATTCAAAGAATCACAGCGGAGGATAATCTTTTTGCACCCGGAGGAAGAATTCAAAAGATCGCGGTTTTGTTTTGCGACATTCGAGACTTTACTATGATATCCGAAAAACTTTCCCCGGCGGAGGTGATTTCTCTTTTAACCGAGTATCATCGAGAGATGGTTCGTGTCGTTTTTGAAAACGGAGGCTCCGTGGATAAATTTATCGGCGACGGAATTTTGGTAACTTTTGGAATTCCCGAATCCACGGAAGCGGATTGTAACAACGCAATGCTCGCAGGAATCGAAATGAAAAAGGCATTAAGAAATTTGAATATTTTAAGAACTCGAAAAGGTCTCCCGGAAATCAGACAAGGGATCGGAATTCACTTTGGAGAAGCCATTTGCGGTAATATTGGAACCGAGGAAAGGTTGGAGTTTACCGTGATAGGAGACGCCGTAAACGCGGCCTCTCGAATCGAATCTGCATGCAAAGAATTGAATGTGGACTTTTTAGTTTCTCAAGAAGTTTTGGATCGGGTCGGAAACGATTTTCAAACCGTCGGAATGGGGGAAGTAAAGGTAAAGGGAAAAGAAAAACTTCTGAGTCTTCACTCCGTGGTCTTACCCGGAATTTGA
- a CDS encoding AraC family transcriptional regulator has translation MDLLSEILTAAAWKTDILARRSMYQAWGLRFPCEKSGGFHLLSQGSCFVRFQGKCIPLEKGDILFIAKGFNHELVSSPNQRAMDINKFKEVLAKDSKFSGAPITTFVSVRYEVPETTQHPFFLELPDHILIRSGEIPPHHPLHTTLILISQEVDLELGSDLILQRLTDILLYYVIRHWLETHPSLSPGWRSAFKDEKILAALGALHKRPAYSWTLENLARDVGISRASLANRFREVLGCTPMDYLARLRIEKGRSLIQDQGATLEEVARIVGYSSAFAFSKAFKRIHGVSPRKEDSQKVRYVS, from the coding sequence ATGGATTTACTTTCCGAAATTCTTACCGCGGCCGCTTGGAAAACGGATATTCTTGCAAGGAGATCGATGTATCAGGCTTGGGGACTTCGTTTCCCTTGTGAAAAGAGCGGCGGATTTCATCTTCTTTCCCAGGGTTCTTGTTTTGTTCGCTTTCAAGGGAAATGTATTCCTTTGGAGAAAGGGGATATTCTATTTATCGCAAAGGGATTCAATCACGAGCTCGTATCTTCTCCGAATCAAAGAGCGATGGATATCAACAAGTTCAAAGAGGTTTTGGCGAAAGATTCAAAATTTTCGGGAGCTCCGATCACTACTTTTGTTTCCGTTCGTTACGAGGTTCCGGAGACAACTCAACATCCGTTTTTTTTAGAACTTCCGGATCATATCCTCATTCGATCCGGAGAAATTCCTCCTCATCATCCATTACATACGACTTTGATCTTGATTTCTCAAGAAGTGGATTTGGAACTCGGATCCGATCTGATTCTTCAGAGATTGACCGATATTCTTCTTTATTACGTTATACGTCATTGGTTGGAAACTCACCCTTCGCTTTCACCCGGATGGAGGAGCGCGTTTAAGGACGAGAAAATTTTAGCAGCGTTAGGCGCTCTTCATAAAAGACCGGCGTATTCTTGGACTCTTGAGAATCTGGCTCGGGACGTTGGAATTTCAAGGGCCTCTCTTGCGAATCGTTTTCGAGAAGTCTTGGGTTGTACTCCTATGGATTATCTCGCAAGACTCCGGATCGAAAAAGGAAGAAGTTTAATTCAGGACCAAGGCGCAACCTTGGAAGAGGTGGCGAGAATCGTAGGTTATTCTTCCGCGTTTGCCTTTTCAAAAGCATTCAAAAGAATTCACGGCGTTTCTCCGAGAAAGGAAGATTCTCAGAAAGTCAGATACGTATCTTGA
- a CDS encoding adenylate/guanylate cyclase domain-containing protein translates to MKAPRIYSWIFVLFFFSCSWMESIPFPKAEKGILDLTHWNFEANGPALLEGEFRFLWNQLSQESWTESSLFATVPKSWVKLDNPEGNKFPSEGYATYFLKIKLPDSLVGQELAFQSDISETAYEIYINSKKLGSIGTVGVSSESSRPEWNKKIYSFLNSEKELNLKILISNFHHARGGLTGKFFIGKTAPIQSIREKRLTIEVFVFGSLAIMALYHLTLFFLRKEEKSVLFFGLLCLVYCFRSISTGENLIQILIPGLDYSIHSKIVYLSFYLTVPIFAAFFRSLFPQELNEYLYYGILSFGGFSSVLVLITSPSFFTGTIDIYYGFTFITFFYGFYILTLAIVRKRSGAILLLNGLLVFFLVSVHDTLYNKRIINTGYFSPIGLLAMLFSQAYLLARRYSQAFGAIVDLTNTLNKTNTSYGLFVPREFLKILNENSFIEVKLGDIAEEEMTILYNEIRPSQIISDQASAKENFEFINSYLGKVGPLIRDHNGFIDKYFGDSFLSLFSQKTEDGLETAIGIQSILREINMSRISNGKEAVRVGTGLHRGPIVLGTIGESERMEGAVISASVTLATRVGQLCRLFDSSILITDHVLFSLENPEKYQMRVLDRIQLKGHNSIVTILEVFNGQPDSLLNVFMDTKEEFERGISHFRQKNFEEACVVFNRVLERNKLDQPARWYLEKSIHYCRFGSPNNWDGITVLDV, encoded by the coding sequence ATGAAAGCTCCGAGAATCTATTCTTGGATTTTTGTTCTTTTCTTTTTTTCCTGTTCTTGGATGGAATCGATTCCGTTTCCAAAAGCTGAGAAAGGAATCTTAGATCTCACTCATTGGAATTTTGAAGCGAACGGACCGGCGCTTCTTGAAGGAGAATTTCGATTTTTATGGAATCAACTTTCTCAAGAATCTTGGACTGAAAGTTCCCTCTTTGCAACGGTTCCGAAGTCCTGGGTGAAACTCGATAACCCCGAAGGAAATAAATTTCCTTCCGAAGGTTATGCGACTTACTTTCTGAAGATCAAACTTCCGGATTCTTTAGTCGGTCAAGAATTAGCGTTTCAATCGGATATTTCCGAAACAGCATACGAAATTTATATTAACTCGAAGAAATTGGGATCGATAGGAACCGTCGGCGTGAGTTCTGAAAGTTCAAGGCCGGAATGGAACAAAAAGATCTATTCGTTTTTGAATTCGGAAAAAGAACTCAATCTTAAAATTCTTATCTCTAATTTTCACCACGCGAGAGGCGGGCTCACCGGAAAATTTTTTATCGGAAAGACCGCTCCCATTCAGTCGATCCGTGAAAAAAGACTTACGATCGAAGTGTTCGTATTCGGTAGTTTGGCGATCATGGCCCTCTATCATCTTACGTTATTCTTTCTTCGCAAAGAAGAAAAGTCGGTTCTTTTTTTCGGTCTTCTTTGTCTTGTATATTGTTTTCGTTCGATCAGCACGGGTGAGAATCTGATTCAAATTTTGATTCCTGGTTTGGACTATTCGATTCATAGTAAGATCGTTTATCTTTCGTTTTATCTGACCGTTCCGATCTTCGCTGCCTTTTTTCGTTCTCTGTTTCCGCAGGAACTCAACGAATATCTTTATTACGGAATTCTTTCCTTCGGAGGTTTTTCTTCGGTCCTAGTTCTCATTACTTCTCCTTCTTTTTTTACGGGTACGATCGATATATATTATGGTTTTACGTTTATTACTTTCTTTTACGGGTTTTATATTCTTACGCTTGCGATCGTAAGAAAACGAAGCGGAGCCATTCTTCTATTAAATGGATTGTTGGTGTTCTTTCTGGTTAGCGTCCACGACACTCTTTATAATAAAAGAATTATCAACACTGGCTATTTTTCTCCGATCGGTTTACTCGCTATGCTTTTTTCACAAGCCTACTTACTGGCCCGCCGTTATTCGCAGGCTTTCGGGGCGATCGTAGATCTAACCAATACGTTAAACAAGACAAACACCTCTTACGGTCTTTTTGTTCCGAGAGAGTTTTTGAAAATTCTCAATGAGAACAGTTTTATTGAAGTTAAGTTAGGCGACATCGCCGAAGAAGAAATGACGATTCTCTATAACGAAATCCGTCCTTCTCAGATCATTTCCGATCAGGCTTCCGCAAAAGAGAATTTTGAGTTTATCAATTCTTATCTTGGCAAGGTAGGTCCGTTGATCCGCGATCATAACGGGTTTATCGATAAATACTTCGGAGACTCTTTTCTTTCCTTGTTTTCTCAAAAGACGGAAGACGGACTTGAAACCGCGATCGGGATCCAGAGTATATTAAGAGAAATTAATATGTCCAGGATTAGCAACGGAAAAGAAGCGGTTCGAGTAGGGACCGGTTTACATCGGGGACCGATCGTTTTGGGGACAATCGGAGAATCGGAAAGGATGGAAGGCGCCGTAATCTCGGCTTCGGTCACGCTCGCTACGAGGGTCGGACAACTCTGTCGTCTATTTGATTCTTCCATCCTGATCACGGATCACGTTCTTTTTAGTTTGGAAAATCCAGAGAAATATCAGATGCGGGTTTTGGATCGAATTCAACTCAAAGGTCATAATTCGATTGTAACTATTTTAGAAGTTTTTAATGGACAACCCGACTCTCTTCTCAATGTCTTTATGGACACAAAAGAGGAATTCGAAAGAGGGATTTCACATTTTAGACAGAAGAATTTCGAAGAAGCCTGTGTTGTGTTCAATCGGGTATTAGAAAGAAATAAATTAGATCAGCCCGCACGTTGGTATCTCGAAAAATCGATTCACTACTGTAGATTCGGATCTCCCAATAACTGGGATGGGATCACGGTATTAGACGTATAA
- a CDS encoding DNA-3-methyladenine glycosylase I gives MKKESNKTRCTWATKDPLYISYHDKEWGRPVHEDQKLFEFLILEGAQAGLSWITILRKRENYRKAFDNFDPKKVANYKEKKIQSLLANEGIIRNQLKIRSAVTNAQLFLNIQKEYGSFDKYIWGFVNQKTIYNSWKTIRESPNETLESKTMSKDLKKRGFKFVGSTICYAFMQATGMVMDHTTDCFCFVKKEL, from the coding sequence ATGAAAAAAGAATCCAATAAAACTCGATGCACCTGGGCGACAAAGGACCCGTTGTATATAAGTTATCACGACAAGGAATGGGGAAGACCCGTGCACGAAGATCAAAAACTTTTTGAGTTCTTGATCTTAGAAGGAGCGCAGGCGGGACTTTCCTGGATCACAATCTTAAGAAAGAGAGAAAATTACAGAAAGGCTTTTGACAATTTTGATCCTAAAAAAGTTGCGAATTACAAAGAGAAAAAGATTCAATCCCTTCTTGCAAACGAAGGAATCATTCGAAATCAATTGAAGATTCGTTCCGCGGTTACAAATGCACAATTATTTTTGAATATTCAAAAAGAGTACGGTTCTTTTGACAAATATATCTGGGGATTTGTGAATCAAAAGACGATTTACAATTCTTGGAAAACGATCCGAGAGTCTCCCAACGAAACACTTGAATCCAAAACGATGAGCAAGGATCTAAAAAAAAGGGGATTCAAGTTTGTGGGTTCGACGATCTGTTACGCTTTTATGCAAGCCACGGGGATGGTGATGGATCACACGACGGATTGTTTTTGTTTTGTGAAAAAGGAACTTTAA
- a CDS encoding YbhB/YbcL family Raf kinase inhibitor-like protein, whose amino-acid sequence MKIKGIALAFLLSASILQAEPFQLKSPELTAGKLIADEQVFNGFGCTGGNVSPSLSWSGLPKDTKSIAVTVYDPDAPTGSGWWHWVVFNLPATTMSIPANSGNLEKNLLPKESVQSRTDFGTGGYGGPCPPKGDKPHRYIFTVYALKDKIGADQNSSGALIGFYINQLKIGEAKLVAKFGR is encoded by the coding sequence ATGAAAATTAAAGGAATTGCACTCGCATTCTTGTTATCCGCTTCGATCCTGCAAGCGGAACCTTTTCAACTCAAAAGCCCCGAGCTCACTGCGGGAAAACTGATCGCCGACGAACAAGTGTTTAACGGTTTCGGTTGCACCGGTGGGAACGTTTCACCTTCTCTCTCTTGGTCCGGACTTCCAAAAGATACAAAGAGCATTGCTGTGACAGTTTACGATCCGGACGCGCCTACCGGAAGCGGATGGTGGCACTGGGTCGTATTCAATCTACCGGCTACGACTATGTCGATTCCTGCAAACTCAGGAAATCTCGAGAAAAATCTTTTACCGAAGGAATCCGTTCAAAGTAGAACTGACTTTGGAACCGGCGGTTACGGCGGTCCTTGTCCTCCAAAGGGCGATAAACCTCATCGTTATATCTTCACGGTCTATGCTTTGAAAGATAAAATCGGAGCAGATCAAAATTCTTCCGGCGCTTTGATCGGCTTTTATATCAATCAACTCAAAATCGGCGAAGCAAAACTCGTAGCGAAATTCGGAAGATAA
- a CDS encoding 7TM diverse intracellular signaling domain-containing protein, with the protein MSLIHAIGLLFLFLSAPIFGERIPFENDQVRLGIYSQILEDPDSKFTIDSVQGLAFQNSDQANPSFGFTKSSYWLKFTLSNPENSVREKMIEVTFPLIDEIALYAPDAGGFKETVVGITKPFAERPIKSHTFVFPIQVSPGESTYYFRFKNDDSMQMPLILWEPTAFHKNIRNIQYINGIYFGILIAMAVYNLFLLLTVRDKSYFYYVFYILCFALFLMSQYGFAYEYFWPDFSWGARRMNPFLAGLLELSILLFTRDFLDTKNTFPKLHKFNWILILLCAVASISSFFVTLTQAAFQVAILGLFTVFSILGFGMKALLSGFRPARYFMIAFSALLFGGVFYALKTIGFIPVNFVTEFSMQIGSGLEVTLLSLGLGDRISLLIKDKQEAQKELIREQNDSIEKQARLNESFARFVPSKLINLLGKNEVIQVSLGDQIQKEMTVLFSDIRSFTELSETMSPQENFNFLNSYLERMTPAVEKHSGTIDKFIGDAIMALFETNVDDGLMAAIEMHRQLKAYNVDRNRQGYRSIQTGIAVHKGPVMLGTIGSKNRMEVTVISDTVNTASRIEGLTKNYGAKILLSETAFSSLKDPSIFLYRYLGRTFVKGKKEDLAVLEFCDTESEDAEKFFKTKAKFEKGVLSFFQNDFSGAETYFIEVLQEFSTDSASAWYLSACRRSAKAV; encoded by the coding sequence GTGAGTTTGATTCATGCTATAGGACTTTTATTTCTTTTTCTATCGGCGCCGATCTTTGGAGAAAGAATCCCTTTTGAGAACGACCAGGTTCGTTTGGGCATTTACTCTCAAATTCTGGAAGATCCGGATTCTAAATTTACCATCGATTCAGTTCAAGGGCTTGCGTTCCAAAATTCAGATCAAGCGAATCCATCCTTTGGATTTACAAAGTCGTCTTATTGGTTGAAATTTACTCTTTCTAATCCAGAAAATTCCGTTCGAGAAAAGATGATAGAGGTGACGTTCCCTCTCATTGACGAGATCGCACTTTACGCTCCGGACGCGGGCGGCTTCAAAGAAACAGTGGTAGGTATTACGAAACCTTTTGCGGAAAGACCGATCAAAAGTCATACTTTCGTTTTTCCGATCCAAGTGTCTCCGGGAGAATCGACCTATTATTTTCGATTTAAGAACGACGACAGCATGCAGATGCCGTTGATACTCTGGGAACCGACCGCGTTTCATAAGAATATTAGAAATATTCAATATATCAACGGAATCTATTTCGGAATTTTGATTGCGATGGCCGTGTATAATCTTTTTCTACTTTTGACGGTAAGAGATAAAAGTTATTTCTATTACGTTTTTTATATACTTTGTTTTGCACTTTTTCTGATGTCTCAATACGGTTTCGCTTACGAATATTTCTGGCCGGATTTTTCCTGGGGCGCTCGAAGGATGAATCCTTTTTTAGCGGGTCTTTTAGAATTGAGCATTTTACTTTTTACTCGCGACTTTTTGGATACGAAGAATACGTTTCCCAAATTGCATAAGTTCAATTGGATATTGATCTTACTTTGTGCGGTGGCTTCCATTTCTTCCTTTTTCGTAACTCTAACTCAAGCCGCGTTTCAAGTCGCTATCCTTGGATTATTTACGGTGTTTTCCATTCTTGGATTTGGTATGAAAGCATTGTTATCCGGGTTTCGACCGGCACGTTATTTTATGATCGCGTTCTCCGCTTTGCTTTTTGGAGGAGTGTTTTACGCACTCAAGACGATCGGCTTTATTCCGGTAAACTTTGTGACTGAATTTAGTATGCAGATCGGTTCCGGTCTGGAAGTCACGTTACTCTCCTTGGGGTTAGGAGATAGGATCTCTCTGTTGATCAAAGACAAACAAGAAGCTCAGAAGGAACTTATAAGGGAACAAAACGACTCGATCGAAAAACAGGCGCGTTTGAATGAATCCTTTGCGAGGTTTGTTCCATCGAAACTGATCAATCTATTGGGTAAGAATGAAGTGATTCAGGTTTCTCTCGGAGATCAGATTCAGAAAGAAATGACGGTTTTGTTTTCGGATATTCGGTCGTTTACTGAACTTTCGGAGACGATGAGCCCTCAAGAAAATTTTAATTTTCTAAATTCTTATCTGGAGAGAATGACTCCTGCAGTTGAAAAACATTCCGGAACGATCGATAAGTTTATCGGCGACGCCATCATGGCTCTTTTTGAAACGAATGTCGACGACGGTTTGATGGCCGCGATCGAAATGCATCGACAGCTAAAGGCGTATAACGTAGATAGAAACCGTCAGGGTTATAGATCCATTCAAACTGGAATCGCGGTTCACAAAGGACCCGTTATGTTGGGAACCATCGGTTCTAAAAATAGAATGGAAGTTACGGTGATCTCGGATACCGTAAATACCGCGTCTCGAATCGAAGGGCTTACTAAAAATTACGGCGCCAAAATTCTTCTGAGCGAAACTGCTTTTTCCTCTCTAAAGGATCCTTCCATCTTTCTCTATCGATATTTGGGAAGAACCTTTGTTAAGGGAAAGAAAGAAGATCTTGCGGTTTTGGAATTCTGCGATACGGAGAGCGAGGACGCTGAAAAATTCTTTAAGACAAAGGCGAAGTTCGAAAAAGGAGTTTTGAGTTTTTTTCAAAACGATTTTTCCGGTGCGGAAACGTATTTTATAGAAGTTCTTCAGGAATTTTCGACGGACTCCGCCTCCGCCTGGTATTTGAGCGCTTGTAGAAGATCGGCAAAGGCGGTCTGA